The proteins below come from a single Miscanthus floridulus cultivar M001 chromosome 1, ASM1932011v1, whole genome shotgun sequence genomic window:
- the LOC136452947 gene encoding uncharacterized protein codes for MELARLPPPAARGAPRALLPVPVPTQTLLAPPAPPAGAAQPRQYGPPLKRLSPEEQAEWRRLGLCFNCNESYSRGHNRVCHRIFYLNGVEFAAADEEPAGDDQQDGAPVFSLRAVAGMPIYDSMQVRVSLGATTLVALLDTGSTHNFIAKDAAHRTGLPIQPRPRLTATVANGERVTCLGVIRRAPVIIEGETFFIDLFVMPLAGYDLVLGTQWMVTLGRVVWDFVARTVSFLH; via the coding sequence ATGGAGTTAGCGCGGCTACCCCCACCGGCCGCCCGGGGAGCCCCTCGTGCCCTGCTACCAGTGCCGGTGCCTACGCAAACGTTGCTCGCCCCTCCTGCACCACCAGCGGGCGCGGCCCAGCCGCGACAATATGGCCCGCCTTTGAAGCGGCTGTCCCCGGAGGAACAGGCGGAATGGCGCCGTCTTGGCCTCTGTTTCAACTGCAATGAGTCGTACTCCCGCGGCCACAATCGTGTCTGCCACCGCATCTTCTACCTCAACGGCGTCGAGTTCGCGGCCGCCGACGAGGAACCAGCGGGGGACGATCAGCAGGACGGCGCCCCTGTCTTCTCACTCAGGGCAGTGGCCGGTATGCCCATCTATGATTCCATGCAGGTGCGGGTCTCCCTGGGCGCCACCACACTCGTCGCGCTCCTGGACACCGGCTCCACACATAATTTCATCGCCAAGGATGCCGCCCACCGCACTGGCCTGCCGATCCAGCCGCGCCCGCGCCTCACGGCCACCGTGGCCAACGGCGAGCGCGTCACTTGCCTGGGCGTCATCCGCCGTGCCCCGGTCATCATCGAGGGCGAGACGTTCTTCATCGACCTCTTCGTCATGCCGCTCGCGGGGTATGACCTCGTCTTGGGGACTCAATGGATGGTCACCCTTGGCCGGGTGGTGTGGGACTTCGTTGCCCGCACCGTCTCCTTCCTGCACTAA